Part of the Propioniciclava sp. MC1595 genome is shown below.
GCGATGGCGGAGTCGGCGCCGGTCTCGGCAATCGCGCGCAGGTAGCGGTTGAGCTCGGCCGACATCAGACCCTGGATGTGCTCGTCGAGCCGGTCCTTGGCCTGCTTGGCGAGCCTGCGGACGGCGTCCTCACCGAACACCGCCTCGAGCAGGCGCTGCGCCAGCAGCGCGGTGCCGCCGGCCACGCCGACCTCGGCGCCGGTGATGCCGCCGGTCTGGCTGAAGACCACGACCATCAGCGCGACGCCGATGCCGTTCACACCGAGCGCGAGGTAGCGGGCGGTGTTGCGCTTGGACGCCCCCACCTCGGACACGATGTCGAGCACGTCGCCCTGCCAGTCGCGGATGGCCTTCGACACGGCCGCGGAGAACTCCGGCGAGCTGTGGGACAGGTCCTCCCGGCTGGACTGCAGCACCTGGCGCCCGGCCGCGTTGGCGGCCCAGGCGGCCTCGGCGCGCTCGGCGGCGGCGTCGCCCTCCTCACGGACGAGCGCCTCCAGCCCCGACTCGACGGCCAGCTTGACCTCGTTGGCCTGCGGGGGTTCGCCCTTGAGGGTCGACCAGATCTTGTCGCGCAGCCAGCCGATCTTCTGCTCGACGGCGCGCATGAACTCGCCGGTGCCCACGAAGTCCTGCCAGCGCGCGAGCACCTCGCCACGCAGCAGGGTGCCGTCGGCGGTCTGGACGCCGATGGTGCGGACGGCCTCGGCGTAGCTCTTCTCGGCGTCGGCGCGCAGCTGGCCGAGGGCCTCGACCTGGCCGTCCACGGCGTCCGCGATGCCGGGCGAGCGGGCGACGAGCGAGCCGATCGCCCCGTCCAGGGTCTGCAACACGACGGCCTGCCGGCTGACCTGGTCGGCGGCCAGCGTGGCCAGCCAGGACCGGATCGGGGAGACGGCGGCGTCAGGGAGGAGGCCCTGGGCGTCCACGGTCGTCTCGGGGACCGCGAACAGCGGCGAGTGGGCCAGCCCGCGCTCGGTCATGAGGCGGCCCAGATGCGGGGGCACCTCCCCCATCGCGGCGGGCGGGACCCGCTGGAGGACGACCGCCACGGCGGCGGCGCGGTCGGCGGCGGCGCGCAGGTACTCCCACGGCACGGCGTCGGCGTAGCGGGCGGCGGAGGTGACGAACATCCAGAGGTCGGCCGCGGCGAGCAGCTGGGCGGCCAGGGCCCGGTTCTCGGCGACGACGGAGTCGATGTCGGGGGCGTCCAGCAGGGCGAGGCCCGGGGGCAGCGACGGCTCGGCGACGAGCTGCAGCGTGCTGGTGTCGTGCGCCTGGTCGAAGGAGCGGCCCAGCCCGGGGAGGATGCGCTCGGAGGAGAAGTACTCCAGGTCGCCGGGGTGGTGCACGAGGACCGGGCTGCGCGTCGTCGGCCGGATCACGCCGGGCCGGGACACCTCGCGCCCCACCAGCGAGTTCACCAGCGTCGACTTGCCCGCGCCGGTGGAGCCGCCGATGACGGCCAGCAGCGGGGCGTCCAGCGTCGCCAACCGGGGCAGGACGTAGTCGTCGAGCTGGGTGACCAGGTCGCGGGCGGACTTGCCCGCCTCCGCGCTGCCCGGGAGGCCCAGCGGCAGCCTGACCGCGGCCAAGGCGTCCCGCAGTCGGACCAGTGCCTCGGCGAGTGCCGCAGTGCTCATGCCTTCCTACCCTTTCGGTGGCGCCCACCGGGGGTCGACCGGCGAGTACTGCGGTGAGCCTATCGGGCCTTGCCCGCTCGGGGCAGCAAGCCGGGAGGCACGGCGGCGCCGCCACCACTGCACCGGGTTGGGCAGCTTGGGCAGGTGGAAGCGCTGGACCTTCGGGTCGGTGACCGCGATCGGCCACAGCTCACGGGCGCGGTCGAGCAGTTCGCGCTCGCGACCGTGGCCCGCGGCGTCCACGAGCCCGCGGAGCTGGGAGTCGCGCAGGTGGACCAGGTCGGCCATCGTGCGCTGGAGCCGGAACGTCGCCAGCAACGGACGCCAGCCGTGGCTGACCGCGTTGAACAGGCTGTGCCAGCGGGTGCGCTGCCGGCTGAACGCCACGAGGGCCTCCTCGGGGAGCCAGCCCATCGCGACGTAGTCGGTGAGGCGGGCCCGGTGGCGGCGTCCCTCGGCGAGCGCCTGCCGCACGAGGTGGATGAGCAGGGA
Proteins encoded:
- a CDS encoding GTPase domain-containing protein, which translates into the protein MSTAALAEALVRLRDALAAVRLPLGLPGSAEAGKSARDLVTQLDDYVLPRLATLDAPLLAVIGGSTGAGKSTLVNSLVGREVSRPGVIRPTTRSPVLVHHPGDLEYFSSERILPGLGRSFDQAHDTSTLQLVAEPSLPPGLALLDAPDIDSVVAENRALAAQLLAAADLWMFVTSAARYADAVPWEYLRAAADRAAAVAVVLQRVPPAAMGEVPPHLGRLMTERGLAHSPLFAVPETTVDAQGLLPDAAVSPIRSWLATLAADQVSRQAVVLQTLDGAIGSLVARSPGIADAVDGQVEALGQLRADAEKSYAEAVRTIGVQTADGTLLRGEVLARWQDFVGTGEFMRAVEQKIGWLRDKIWSTLKGEPPQANEVKLAVESGLEALVREEGDAAAERAEAAWAANAAGRQVLQSSREDLSHSSPEFSAAVSKAIRDWQGDVLDIVSEVGASKRNTARYLALGVNGIGVALMVVVFSQTGGITGAEVGVAGGTALLAQRLLEAVFGEDAVRRLAKQAKDRLDEHIQGLMSAELNRYLRAIAETGADSAIATEVREATQALSAQRAETTALPMGAPRAELDPARLAVEAQPGPTLTGEVLDPRPLDEGYRVEVRDEA